One window of Papaver somniferum cultivar HN1 chromosome 9, ASM357369v1, whole genome shotgun sequence genomic DNA carries:
- the LOC113312581 gene encoding serine hydroxymethyltransferase 3, chloroplastic-like produces the protein MEDSADPEVRSIIDSEKNRQFNSLELIASENFTSHAVMEVVGSCLTNKYSEGLHGKRYYGGNEYIDELETLCQQRALAAFHLDPKKWGVNVQPLSGSPANFEVYTALLNPHDRIMVSMDLPHGGHLLHGFMTPKRRVSGTSIYFESMPYRLDESTGLIDYDMLEKTATLFRPKLIIVGASDYPRDFGYPQMRKIADFVGAFLMMDMAHISGLVAAYVLADPFEYCDVVTTTTHKSLRGPRGGMIFFNKDPVLWVDMESAINNAVFPG, from the exons GCAGACCCTGAAGTACGTTCAATAATTGATAGTGAGAAGAATCGTCAGTTTAACAGCTTGGAGCTCATTGCTTCAGAGAATTTTACATCTCACGCAGTGATGGAAGTTGTGGGTTCTTGTCTAACAAACAAGTATTCAGAAGGGCTTCATGGTAAAAG GTACTATGGTGGCAATGAGTACATTGATGAGCTAGAGACACTTTGTCAACAAAGGGCTTTGGCTGCATTTCACTTAGACCCAAAGAAATGGGGAGTTAATGTCCAACCTCTGTCTGGGTCTCCTGCTAACTTTGAAGTTTACACTGCACTTCTCAACCCACATGACCGTATTATGGTAA GTATGGATCTTCCTCATGGAGGTCACTTGTTACATGGATTTATGACTCCTAAAAGACGGGTATCTGGGACTTCGATTTATTTTGAATCGATGCCCTACCGTCTTGATGAATCAACAG gccttattgattatgatatgcTTGAGAAAACTGCCACCCTCTTTCGACCAAAACTCATAATTGTTGGTGCTAGTGATTATCCTCGTGATTTCGGTTATCCTCAAATGAGAAAG attgcagattttgttggggcttttctcatgatggatatggctcacataagtggtctcgttgctgcatatgtacttgccgacccatttgaatactgtgatgttgtaacaaccaccactcacaag tcattacgaggtccgagaggtggcatgattttcttcaataaagatcctgttctttgggttgatatggaatctgcgattaacaatgctgttttcccaggg